The following coding sequences lie in one Anguilla anguilla isolate fAngAng1 chromosome 14, fAngAng1.pri, whole genome shotgun sequence genomic window:
- the LOC118213436 gene encoding perforin-1-like isoform X2 — protein sequence MTPRLFLWLLALGQMGAVLSCRVGTLEECQKASFVPGHNLAGEGFDIVKLQHKGAYVIDLQTFLDPSDSCTLCENTLHRDELQKLPLSVLDWRSFTSCRQELSSALLNTVTSVADSATDLIENDWTVGLDLGDLADLTVGGSHSNAVEFATAAYTMDKSVFTSHQLSCSHYSYRVSGNPPLSSEFRAQVRSLPQEYNPSTRHLYQRFISTYGTHYIQQVELGGRLKRLTSIRTCLASVNNHSATKVKDCLNTGLSVGLGFLEPSATTSQCRSLLENQDSQTGSQLSYLNHITEVLGGDKWLGEVSLFKNDSMAFRRWLTSLKDAPDIVSYSLFPLHELVPDPVVGGNVKTAVNQYLRENAIAKDEAPQQCFGQPNLSSDCCPLQPMRGRLRVTVIKAWGLDGDPVGSTDPYVKFWYGRHFQQTHWIKSEDNPRWNSAYDLGHVEAFHELKLEVWDKDVKYDDHLGTCRTRLQEGTHTVSCALSKGGFSYSYTLTCDSQLSGYQCAKYRPAPQ from the exons ATGACTCCCCGACTCTTCCTGTGGCTCCTGGCTCTGGGACAGATGGGCGCGGTCCTGTCCTGCCGGGTGGGCACCCTGGAGGAATGCCAGAAAGCGTCTTTTGTCCCCGGGCATAACCTGGCGGGAGAGGGCTTCGACATCGTGAAGCTTCAGCACAAAGGAGCCTACGTGATCGACCTGCAGACCTTCCTGGACCCTAGCGACTCGTGCACGCTCTGCGAGAACACCCTGCACCGTGACGAGCTTCAGAAACTTCCGCTGTCCGTCCTGGACTGGCGCTCCTTCACCAGCTGCCGACAGGAGCTGTCCAGCGCTCTGCTGAACACCGTCACTTCCGTGGCCGACAGCGCCACGGACCTCATCGAGAACGACTGGACCGTGGGGCTGGACCTCGGGGACCTGGCGGATCTGACCGTCGGCGGTAGCCACTCTAACGCGGTTGAGTTCGCCACCGCCGCCTACACGATGGACAAATCCGTCTTCACTTCTCACCAGCTCAGCTGTAGCCACTACAG CTACCGCGTCTCTGGGAACCCgcctctcagctctgagttcCGAGCGCAGGTGCGCTCTCTCCCGCAGGAGTACAACCCAAGCACCCGACACCTGTACCAGAGATTCATCAGCACTTACGGAACCCACTACATCCAGCAGGTGGAACTGGGCGGCCGTCTGAAGAGGCTCACCTCCATCCGCACCTGTCTGGCCTCTGTCAACAACCACTCGGCCACCAAGGTGAAGGACTGCCTGAACACGGGCCTCTCTGTGGGGCTGGGCTTTCTGGAACCTTCCGCCACGACCAGCCAGTGCAGATCTCTGCTGGAGAACCAGGACAGCCAGACGGGATCCCAGCTGTCCTACCTGAACCACATCACCGAGGTGCTCGGGGGCGACAAGTGGCTGGGAGAGGTGTCCCTGTTCAAGAACGACTCCATGGCATTCCGACGCTGGCTGACCAGCCTCAAGGACGCCCCGGACATCGTGTCGTATTCCCTGTTCCCCCTTCACGAGCTGGTTCCCGACCCCGTCGTCGGGGGAAACGTGAAGACCGCGGTCAACCAGTACCTGAGGGAGAACGCCATTGCGAAGGACGAGGCGCCTCAGCAGTGTTTCGGGCAGCCCAATCTCTCCTCCgactgctgccccctgcagccAATGAGGGGCCGGCTCCGGGTCACGGTGATCAAAGCCTGGGGGTTGGACGGGGACCCCGTGGGGAGCACGGACCCCTACGTGAAGTTCTGGTACGGGCGCCACTTCCAACAGACCCACTGGATCAAATCAGAAGACAACCCCCGCTGGAACTCGGCCTATGACCTGGGCCATGTGGAGGCCTTCCACGAGCTGAAGCTGGAGGTGTGGGACAAGGACGTGAAGTACGACGACCACCTGGGCACCTGCCGCACGCGACTCCAGGAGGGGACCCACACCGTGAGCTGCGCCCTGAGCAAGGGAGGCTTCTCCTACTCCTACACCCTCACCTGCGACTCACAGCTCAGCGGCTACCAGTGCGCCAAGTACAGGCCTGCCCCCCAGTGA